The proteins below come from a single Demetria terragena DSM 11295 genomic window:
- the rpsD gene encoding 30S ribosomal protein S4, whose product MARYTGPITKKSRRLKTDLVGGDKSFEMRPFPPGQHGRGRVREKEYLTQLQEKQKARFTYGVMEKQFVRYYKEAARRQGKTGDNLLILLESRLDNVIYRAGLARTRRAARQLVTHGHFCVNGTRVDVPSYRVEQFDIITVREKSREAFPIQLARETFGERQAPAWMHVSEGSLQVLIHQLPTREQIDIPLTEQLIVELYSKN is encoded by the coding sequence ATGGCCCGTTACACCGGCCCCATCACCAAGAAGTCGCGCCGGCTCAAGACCGACCTCGTCGGCGGCGACAAGAGTTTCGAGATGCGTCCGTTCCCTCCCGGCCAGCACGGCCGTGGCCGGGTGCGGGAGAAGGAATACCTGACGCAGCTGCAGGAGAAGCAGAAGGCTCGCTTCACCTACGGCGTCATGGAGAAGCAGTTCGTCCGCTACTACAAGGAAGCGGCCCGTCGCCAGGGAAAGACCGGTGACAACCTGTTGATCCTGCTCGAGTCCCGCTTGGACAACGTCATCTACCGCGCAGGCTTGGCCCGTACCCGTCGTGCGGCCCGTCAGCTCGTGACCCACGGTCACTTCTGCGTCAACGGAACGCGCGTCGATGTCCCGTCCTACCGCGTGGAGCAGTTCGACATCATCACCGTGCGCGAGAAGTCCCGGGAAGCCTTCCCGATTCAGCTCGCCCGCGAGACCTTCGGCGAGCGTCAGGCCCCGGCCTGGATGCACGTCTCCGAGGGCTCGTTGCAGGTGCTGATTCACCAGCTCCCGACCCGTGAGCAGATCGACATCCCGCTCACCGAGCAGCTGATCGTCGAGCTCTACTCGAAGAACTGA
- the rpsK gene encoding 30S ribosomal protein S11, whose translation MPPKTRATKTRRKVKKNVSAGQAHIKSTFNNTIVSITDETGAVIAWASAGQVGFKGSRKSTPFAAQMAAEAAARRAMEHGMKKVDVFVKGPGSGRETAIRSLTATGLEVGAIQDVTPVPHNGVRQPKRRRV comes from the coding sequence ATGCCTCCCAAGACCCGAGCGACCAAGACGCGTCGCAAGGTCAAGAAGAACGTGTCCGCCGGACAGGCGCACATCAAGAGCACGTTCAACAACACCATCGTTTCCATCACCGACGAGACCGGTGCGGTCATCGCATGGGCCTCCGCCGGCCAGGTTGGCTTCAAGGGCTCGCGTAAGTCGACGCCGTTCGCCGCGCAGATGGCCGCCGAGGCCGCCGCGCGTCGCGCCATGGAGCACGGCATGAAGAAGGTCGACGTCTTCGTCAAGGGCCCCGGTTCCGGTCGTGAGACCGCGATCCGCTCCCTGACCGCCACCGGCCTTGAGGTCGGCGCGATCCAGGACGTCACCCCCGTGCCGCACAACGGCGTCCGTCAGCCCAAGCGCCGTCGCGTCTGA
- the rpsM gene encoding 30S ribosomal protein S13: MARLIGVDLPREKRVEVALTYIFGVGRTRAQQTLAATGIDPNTRVRDLGEDQVVALRNHLEGEYRLEGDLRREVAADIRRKVEIGSYQGLRHRRGLPVHGQRTKTNARTRKGPKRTVAGKKKATK, from the coding sequence ATGGCACGACTCATCGGTGTCGACCTGCCACGCGAAAAGCGTGTCGAGGTCGCCCTCACCTACATCTTCGGTGTCGGCCGTACCCGCGCCCAGCAGACGCTGGCCGCGACCGGTATCGACCCGAACACCCGCGTCCGCGACCTGGGCGAAGACCAGGTCGTCGCGCTGCGTAACCACCTCGAAGGCGAGTACCGCCTCGAAGGTGACCTGCGCCGCGAGGTGGCCGCCGACATCCGCCGCAAGGTCGAGATCGGTAGTTACCAGGGCCTGCGGCACCGCCGCGGCCTTCCGGTGCACGGACAGCGCACCAAGACCAACGCGCGTACCCGCAAGGGTCCGAAGCGGACCGTGGCTGGCAAGAAGAAGGCCACCAAGTAA
- the rpmJ gene encoding 50S ribosomal protein L36, translating to MKVQPSVKKICDKCKVIRRNGRVMVICENLRHKQRQG from the coding sequence ATGAAGGTCCAGCCGAGCGTCAAGAAGATCTGCGACAAGTGCAAGGTGATTCGCCGGAACGGGCGAGTCATGGTGATCTGCGAAAACCTGCGCCACAAGCAGCGCCAGGGCTGA
- the infA gene encoding translation initiation factor IF-1: protein MAKKDGVIEIEGTIVEALPNAMFRVELTNGHTVLAHISGKMRQHYIRILPEDRVVVELSPYDLSRGRIVFRYR, encoded by the coding sequence ATGGCCAAGAAGGACGGTGTCATCGAGATTGAGGGCACGATCGTTGAGGCGCTCCCGAACGCGATGTTCCGGGTAGAACTCACCAACGGTCACACCGTGCTCGCGCACATCTCGGGCAAGATGCGGCAGCACTACATCCGAATCCTCCCTGAGGACCGGGTCGTGGTTGAGCTCAGCCCGTATGACCTGTCCCGGGGCCGGATCGTCTTCCGTTACCGCTGA
- a CDS encoding SDR family oxidoreductase: MRVAVAGATGLIGSRVATLAQELGHEVIGISREGGFDLTQPGSRELVEALRGVDVVVDVTQGPVGPGAIEFFQAVAQNLGEAATEVAVRRTVLLSIVGADRSPDYDYYVAKVEQEKVARTYAPGVVVLRATQFHDFAAQMLQWNREGDVTRIIDVPTQPVDVAEIVRLLVELATANEAKDTDLAGPQPEQLVDLVRRYALHLGDDVTVEAIDGPPSMAGGSMLPPDSAIIRGDDWQTWLERQG; the protein is encoded by the coding sequence ATGCGCGTTGCAGTTGCCGGGGCCACCGGCTTGATCGGTTCACGAGTGGCCACGTTGGCGCAGGAGCTGGGTCATGAGGTGATCGGGATTTCTCGTGAAGGAGGCTTCGACCTGACGCAACCCGGGAGTCGGGAGTTGGTGGAGGCCCTGCGTGGTGTCGATGTGGTTGTCGATGTGACACAGGGCCCGGTAGGCCCAGGGGCCATCGAGTTCTTTCAGGCCGTGGCCCAAAACCTTGGTGAGGCGGCCACCGAGGTGGCCGTGCGGCGCACCGTCCTGCTGTCGATCGTGGGTGCTGACCGAAGTCCGGACTATGACTACTACGTCGCCAAGGTTGAGCAGGAGAAGGTGGCGCGCACCTACGCCCCGGGTGTTGTAGTGCTGCGGGCGACGCAGTTCCACGACTTCGCCGCGCAAATGTTGCAGTGGAATCGCGAAGGCGACGTGACTCGGATCATCGATGTGCCCACCCAACCGGTCGACGTGGCCGAGATCGTGCGCCTGCTGGTAGAACTCGCAACTGCGAACGAGGCAAAGGACACTGACCTCGCTGGACCTCAACCCGAGCAACTAGTCGACCTCGTTCGCCGATACGCCTTGCACCTGGGTGACGATGTGACTGTCGAAGCTATTGACGGGCCGCCGTCGATGGCTGGCGGCTCGATGTTGCCGCCTGACAGCGCCATCATTCGCGGTGATGACTGGCAGACCTGGCTCGAGCGTCAGGGTTAG
- a CDS encoding RrF2 family transcriptional regulator, with product MKLTAGVEWAVHCSVVLSQTDEPVSAQQLAELHGVSKTYLAKTLQALSRADIITATEGRVGGYRLAHPAEKTTLLDVVLAVDGAEPAFRCTEIRQNGPLPTPPEACVTPCGVARAMQTAEQAWRRSLASVTIAGLAAGVGAEAFAGVRAWLAQGHPPADG from the coding sequence ATGAAGTTGACAGCCGGGGTCGAGTGGGCGGTGCACTGCAGCGTCGTCCTGAGCCAGACCGACGAGCCAGTGTCAGCACAGCAGTTGGCTGAGTTACACGGAGTTTCCAAGACTTATTTGGCCAAGACCTTGCAGGCCCTGTCGCGCGCCGACATCATCACCGCGACCGAAGGTCGGGTCGGCGGCTATCGCCTAGCCCATCCGGCCGAGAAAACGACACTGCTTGACGTGGTGCTGGCCGTCGACGGTGCGGAGCCAGCGTTCCGATGCACAGAGATCCGACAGAACGGGCCGCTGCCGACGCCACCCGAAGCCTGCGTCACACCGTGTGGCGTCGCACGCGCGATGCAGACCGCCGAGCAGGCGTGGCGGCGTTCCTTAGCCAGTGTGACGATCGCCGGCCTTGCTGCCGGCGTCGGCGCGGAGGCTTTCGCTGGCGTGCGAGCCTGGCTCGCCCAAGGGCATCCGCCCGCCGACGGGTGA